Within Coffea arabica cultivar ET-39 chromosome 4e, Coffea Arabica ET-39 HiFi, whole genome shotgun sequence, the genomic segment CCACTAGAATAAGATCATATTGATCAGCCATGGATCGGACTAGCTGTACCAATTCAGGGCAATCATTTACTACCTTTTCAATGTAAGTAACATTGCCTTGACCAACTCTGTTTTGCTTAAAATCATACAGCACCTTCATGTCATTCATGTCATCCTCCATGTCGGAACCGTCACGACCCTTAGAGATGTATCTCATGACGGTGAGGTTAACATTCTCATTCCTGGTCATACGCTTTGCCAGTGTCAGTGCTTCCTGATCATCCTTTCCTCCAAGAAAGATCACAGCGACAAAGTGTGCTTTCACGGATAATGTCATTGAGCCAGAACGTCCAAGATGTCCTCTGTCAACGAGAATTCCTACTGAGCAAGGAGCCCTGTCGAGAACATTGCGATTTACCATCCTTAAACATTGATCTTCAGATTCAACTGATCCATCAATGCCCCATTTTCGGTGGAAAGGGACTATAATCAGGGAAGCAAGGACATCAAGGGCAAGCGTGCATATATCCTCGTGCATTAGGTTGCGTGGAGAGATTGCCGTGAAGGCTTGGACAGCCACGGATCCCCAGTTGTTTCTCTCAAATTGCTTAAAAGCATGTATAACATTTTCAGAGTAAGAAATATCTGTTCTCTTGTGAACTTGGTGGGATATGAAGATTGGCGAGGCTCGACCACGTAGCTCAATTAAGTGAAGGGCATGGACCACAATGGGGTTTTCTACCGTGGGAGTAGAGGCATCAAGTAGCTTTATGGTAGCCACAATGTTGTCTGATGAGTGAATGCATGCAAGTATTGGTAGCTTACCTCCATGTCTTGAGTGCATGATGTTCCTTTTCTGGTAGCTTGCATATTTTCTGCTAGGATCATAAAGCAATTGTACCATAGAAGGAACAAACATGGCTATGGCTGCTGTTGAAATAACCAACAAAGCAAAGGTCGTTTGATCGATAATCTGCATGACATAATTTATACAGGAAAAATCATCAGTGACTGTAATCGTTACAAGCACAAGGTGGAATTAGATTTGATATTTGTACTTTCAAGCTGCCTTCTGATAACTTGTTTTTCTAAATTTCAAGTGTTAATTTGTGGCGTTGTAACATCTGTCATACTTTTGTTTGTGTTGTGACAGGTGTGCAACACAAGTCCCTTACGAGGTACTATCAAAAACAGGATTGGATGCTGGATTTGAAGCCAACATTACCTTTCTAAGTCTCCTATTCTGATATCCTACACCCTGCCTGTTCATTTgataaagaagaaaaggaaccaACTTACCCCTTGGTCCCTTATGAAGCTGTACGTAGCCAAATCCACAACCCCTTTTATGCTCATGATTAGACCGAGTGCTATTGAATCATTCAAGGGCATTTTGCAATATCTTGCAACCAGGGAGCATACTATAATCTTTGATGCGAAAGGGACGACCATGAGTACGATGGACACGATACTGGATTTGTTTATTGCCAGTGCAGATAGACTTGTTCTCAGGGTTACCAGAGTGATGAATGTAGGCAAAAGCACACCTGAAGAAAAGGTATCAAGCTTGTCGACCAAAGCAGATCCTAAAGGCGGCCCCTCAGGTATAGCCAATCCAACAATGAAGGGCCCAAACAGCACTCCTACATCCAGATAATAAGAGAAAACACCAGAGACAAAGCAAAGAAGGATAACGAAGAAGATGTACAAATCATTTACAGGCCTGCCTTTAGGTGTCTGTTGGACTACCCACAGAAGGGCTGGCCGGATGATAAAGATAATCAAGATGACAAGAGCCATGCAAAGGAATGAATCTAGAGTTTGATTGTAGTCCTGCTTATTTTTAAGATTGGAAAACCATATTGTGTTGACTGATGTAATTGCCACTTGAAGTAAGTGAGTGATGAGACCAGAAGACATTGCTAATCGGCCAAGCTCTGTGTTGAGGATTTTGAGAT encodes:
- the LOC113740996 gene encoding cation/H(+) antiporter 4-like, which codes for MAKFPFQIAGTSVLCCISMLQLHPPSHRYEMTLDSAGLILGSTFLGRDERFQKFLFPAKSQGTLGAFTSFGYLLFQFMSGVKMDTGMIRKTGPKALAIGVLNLVVPLVAGGIAMLANRSYNPNNAYIGDQIRRQRNRYGILVAQSMTAFPVIALLLKDLKILNTELGRLAMSSGLITHLLQVAITSVNTIWFSNLKNKQDYNQTLDSFLCMALVILIIFIIRPALLWVVQQTPKGRPVNDLYIFFVILLCFVSGVFSYYLDVGVLFGPFIVGLAIPEGPPLGSALVDKLDTFSSGVLLPTFITLVTLRTSLSALAINKSSIVSIVLMVVPFASKIIVCSLVARYCKMPLNDSIALGLIMSIKGVVDLATYSFIRDQGIIDQTTFALLVISTAAIAMFVPSMVQLLYDPSRKYASYQKRNIMHSRHGGKLPILACIHSSDNIVATIKLLDASTPTVENPIVVHALHLIELRGRASPIFISHQVHKRTDISYSENVIHAFKQFERNNWGSVAVQAFTAISPRNLMHEDICTLALDVLASLIIVPFHRKWGIDGSVESEDQCLRMVNRNVLDRAPCSVGILVDRGHLGRSGSMTLSVKAHFVAVIFLGGKDDQEALTLAKRMTRNENVNLTVMRYISKGRDGSDMEDDMNDMKVLYDFKQNRVGQGNVTYIEKVVNDCPELVQLVRSMADQYDLILVGRRYNKESTLTRGLEEWSEVPEIGVIGDLLASSDVRRRASVLVVQQQLTTY